GGGAAACTCAGTCTTCGGCCTATTCGAGGGAATGTGCAGTTATGTAGAGTCAAATTTCAAAGCCAATCTCCAGAGCTGCTGTAGTCCTTGTCTTAAAgcatcctcggggggggggggggaaacgaggAAGCTTTTTAAGTCGCTGCCTGAAAGCCACTGGGGAGTCCCCTGCTTTATCATGTGACAAAGACGGGGGCATAGTAATTCACTTAAGACGGCTGTGTTACAGGATTTGGGTCTTGTGatcttcatttttaattatcatCTTATCCCCAGTTCCCACAGGCGTACAGTTAACCCTTGCCCGCCCTCCCTCCTGCAGCGTTTTCGAGGATGCACCACTTATCCATCAGCGAGCTGTGCTGCCTGTTCTGCTGCCCACCGTGTCCCAGCAAGATCGCCTCCAAGCTGGCCTTCCTGCCCCCCGAGCCCACCTACAGCCTCATGTGTGACGACAGCGGCAGCCGATGGACGCTCCACCTCTCGGAGCGCGCCGACTGGCAGTACTCGTCCCGCGAGAAGGACGCCATCGAGTGTTTCATGGCGCGCACCTCCAGAGGGAACCGCATCGCCTGCATGTTTGTCCGCTGCTCCCCCAGCGCCCGGTACACGCTCTTATTCTCCCACGGGAACGCGGTGGACCTGGGACAAATGAGCAGCTTCTACATCGGTCTGGGCTCGCGCATCAACTGCAACGTCTTCTCCTACGACTACTCGGGGTACGGCGCCAGCTCTGGGAAGCCTTCAGAGAAAAACCTGTACGCCGACGTGGACGCCGCCTGGCAGGCGCTCCGGTCACGGTAAGAAGAAGACGTGGCGATGGATTGAGTGAGGAGGGGggctaacggggggggggaagcaggacTAATATTACAATAAATTGCGATTGAGCAGACCCGAAACTGGGAGCGAAGAGGTTCGACAAACAGTCAGAAGAATGCGGAGTCTGATGACCTTTGTTAGGGGGCCAATCAGATTTCCCTCAAATGCACGAACTCCTGAAATCCACTCGTGATGGGGGAGGCAAACATAGTAAACACTTCCTGGTGCAGGGAGGCCGGCGTTTTAGTCTGACTAGTACTCTGAAATATTTTCATCCCAGCTCAGAAAGTacataccgtattggcccgaatataacacgatgatTTTTGCATTGAGATTaagctgaaaaagtcgggtcgtgttatattcggggtctagacattatacccattctgaacgctagttggcgccagatatcgttacaacgaatggtgaactgaactccccaggccaaagcaaacgcctatcattattttattgcgatgtttttccttattcatatgttgtgagatgtgtctgtgtggatgtgtgtgtgtgcacgtgtccagctggggcgtgtcccgccggagcgagtgagtgtgtgagagagaaagagagagagcgcgcagggcagcaacagagagaactaggagacagagatatgcgagcgataggaggaaacagagttt
Above is a window of Brachionichthys hirsutus isolate HB-005 unplaced genomic scaffold, CSIRO-AGI_Bhir_v1 contig_1316, whole genome shotgun sequence DNA encoding:
- the abhd17b gene encoding alpha/beta hydrolase domain-containing protein 17B, producing the protein MHHLSISELCCLFCCPPCPSKIASKLAFLPPEPTYSLMCDDSGSRWTLHLSERADWQYSSREKDAIECFMARTSRGNRIACMFVRCSPSARYTLLFSHGNAVDLGQMSSFYIGLGSRINCNVFSYDYSGYGASSGKPSEKNLYADVDAAWQALRSR